One Streptomyces sp. R28 DNA window includes the following coding sequences:
- a CDS encoding amino acid adenylation domain-containing protein, translated as MSPHALAEAAGLALAQRDGVPGPASVCDTVNDLAGHDPDRVAFAGSGGRTTYGQLRDKVARLRSLLLERGCAPGDRVAVSGPRSLDHPVAFLALESLGATYVPVDHRWPAERLSQIFAQTRCAYVLTHEAGQEEGSEAEPQAFAPALLKAAAGTRVELLWTAEAAGHEPAPLPWTPPRWTDHQARYVIYTSGSSGTPKGAVVEHRGLINHLRHMGEALALASGDVVAFSAPPTYVVSIWQMLAALTVGATVAVIDDFDTTHPRLLLRALGEHRVTVVQLVPTMIDLVVDDLRRRGHGDPLPELRWMIATGEELRPRLAARVLDAFANARLMNAYGMSECSDDVAQHVVRREDTRGSRLPVGRPIANTTLHVLVEQGESWRPARPGETGELFVGGLPVGGGYVEAQDGRPPVFFYDEIDPGSPTLRLYRTGDLARVEDGLAYCLGRADRQVKVRGMRIELDEVEAVLRQHPALVHCAVTAEVGQKTQCLRIHYVAAEEVSAKSLQKFIDSRLALVLPAHWMRLREMPVMRNGKIDYRALAAQ; from the coding sequence ATGTCTCCCCACGCGCTCGCGGAGGCGGCCGGACTCGCCCTGGCACAGCGCGACGGCGTGCCGGGACCGGCGTCGGTCTGCGACACCGTGAACGATCTGGCCGGCCACGACCCCGACCGTGTGGCCTTTGCCGGCAGCGGCGGAAGGACGACGTACGGCCAACTCCGTGACAAAGTGGCCCGGTTGCGTTCGCTCCTGCTGGAGCGGGGCTGTGCCCCGGGCGATCGTGTCGCGGTGTCGGGACCACGGAGTCTGGATCATCCGGTCGCGTTCCTGGCCCTGGAGAGCCTCGGTGCCACGTATGTCCCGGTGGATCACCGGTGGCCGGCAGAGCGTCTGTCCCAGATCTTCGCCCAGACCAGGTGCGCGTACGTGCTGACGCACGAGGCCGGGCAGGAGGAGGGATCCGAGGCGGAGCCTCAGGCCTTCGCGCCCGCGCTGCTCAAGGCCGCGGCCGGCACACGGGTGGAACTGCTGTGGACCGCGGAGGCGGCCGGGCACGAACCGGCACCGCTGCCATGGACGCCGCCCCGCTGGACAGACCACCAGGCCCGGTACGTCATCTACACCTCGGGCAGTTCGGGAACACCCAAGGGCGCGGTCGTCGAACACCGCGGCCTGATCAATCACCTGCGGCACATGGGCGAGGCCCTGGCGCTCGCCTCCGGCGACGTGGTCGCCTTCAGCGCGCCGCCGACGTATGTCGTGTCGATCTGGCAGATGCTCGCGGCGCTCACCGTGGGTGCGACGGTGGCCGTCATCGACGACTTCGACACGACGCATCCCCGACTCCTGCTCAGGGCCCTCGGCGAACACCGCGTCACCGTCGTCCAGTTGGTCCCCACCATGATCGATCTCGTCGTCGACGATCTCCGTCGCCGGGGACATGGCGACCCGCTCCCAGAGCTGCGCTGGATGATCGCGACGGGGGAGGAGCTGCGTCCGCGCCTCGCGGCCCGTGTGCTCGACGCCTTTGCGAACGCTCGTCTCATGAACGCCTACGGAATGAGCGAATGCTCCGACGACGTGGCTCAGCATGTGGTGCGACGGGAGGACACCCGGGGTTCGCGGCTGCCCGTGGGGCGGCCCATCGCGAACACGACGCTCCACGTTCTGGTCGAGCAGGGAGAGAGCTGGCGCCCGGCCCGCCCCGGCGAGACGGGAGAACTGTTCGTCGGGGGGCTGCCGGTCGGCGGGGGATACGTCGAGGCCCAGGACGGACGCCCGCCCGTCTTCTTCTACGACGAGATCGATCCCGGCTCCCCCACGCTGCGGCTCTACCGCACCGGCGATCTGGCACGCGTCGAGGACGGCCTCGCCTACTGCCTCGGCAGGGCGGACCGGCAGGTCAAAGTCAGGGGCATGCGGATCGAACTGGACGAGGTCGAAGCGGTGCTGAGGCAGCACCCGGCCCTGGTGCACTGCGCGGTGACCGCCGAGGTGGGACAGAAGACCCAGTGCCTGCGGATCCACTATGTGGCCGCCGAGGAGGTGTCGGCGAAGTCGCTCCAGAAGTTCATCGACAGCAGACTCGCGCTGGTCCTGCCCGCGCACTGGATGAGATTGCGGGAGATGCCCGTGATGCGCAACGGAAAGATCGACTACCGGGCACTTGCTGCCCAATGA
- a CDS encoding phosphopantetheine-binding protein has protein sequence MNSPWDPRFEALMRAALRLLEPDEPLLPDLPTTDYGLDSLAMVELLLGIEETYGIWIPDDVVEPGLFATPEMLWNTVAELCGSDSSSMT, from the coding sequence ATGAATTCCCCCTGGGACCCCCGGTTCGAAGCCCTGATGCGTGCGGCGCTGCGACTGCTGGAGCCCGATGAGCCGCTCCTGCCCGACCTGCCTACCACCGACTACGGACTGGATTCCCTGGCCATGGTGGAACTGTTGCTGGGAATTGAGGAGACGTACGGGATATGGATCCCCGACGACGTGGTGGAACCAGGGCTCTTCGCCACCCCGGAAATGCTGTGGAACACGGTGGCCGAACTGTGCGGCAGCGACTCCTCGTCGATGACCTAA
- a CDS encoding transglutaminase domain-containing protein, with the protein MKALARDVVSRARQMPDKYRTFSASPVDARRVYGISEALLAVLLDLGLPCTGAAENVAFDPLDLENTAAALGLPSSQMVAMRRWTRSLAQAQTPERERCEMTVSLHCPEPGHEGGCDFSLSRHLASALGVSARSKNEQIVSRVVMATRIHDFDAPFDVVADEARRLVFHRIPDELAMDIGFLKETGLADCRSAARHLCQVAVQVGYVTRPAAGFFIGAPFPCTHAWFEIRIDDRWIAADPFFLNTLHHWNILDPEDWPVTRSPHSIVWPLEEAHELTMPLARHGNTPVKAVMTARWLRTKEISW; encoded by the coding sequence ATGAAAGCCCTGGCACGAGATGTGGTCAGCAGAGCACGGCAAATGCCGGACAAGTACCGCACTTTCTCGGCGTCGCCGGTTGACGCGCGCCGCGTGTACGGGATCAGCGAAGCGTTGCTGGCTGTCCTTCTCGACCTGGGGCTTCCCTGTACGGGAGCGGCCGAGAACGTCGCTTTCGATCCGCTCGACCTGGAGAACACGGCTGCGGCACTGGGACTGCCGTCGTCCCAGATGGTGGCGATGCGCCGATGGACGAGGTCTCTCGCGCAGGCGCAGACCCCGGAGCGCGAGCGCTGCGAGATGACGGTTTCTCTGCACTGCCCGGAACCGGGCCATGAGGGAGGCTGTGATTTCTCGCTGAGCCGCCATCTGGCGTCGGCGCTGGGAGTATCGGCACGCTCGAAAAACGAGCAGATCGTGTCGCGAGTGGTCATGGCGACGCGGATCCACGACTTCGATGCGCCGTTCGATGTCGTCGCGGACGAGGCACGGCGGTTGGTTTTTCACCGAATTCCCGATGAACTCGCCATGGACATCGGGTTCCTGAAGGAAACGGGACTGGCCGACTGCCGGTCAGCCGCTCGCCACCTCTGTCAGGTCGCGGTGCAGGTGGGCTATGTCACCAGACCGGCGGCCGGATTCTTCATCGGCGCTCCCTTCCCGTGCACACACGCATGGTTCGAGATCAGGATCGATGACCGCTGGATCGCCGCCGACCCATTCTTTCTGAACACACTCCATCACTGGAACATCCTCGACCCCGAGGACTGGCCGGTCACACGTTCACCGCACTCCATCGTCTGGCCTCTGGAAGAGGCACACGAACTCACCATGCCACTGGCCCGCCATGGAAACACGCCGGTGAAAGCCGTCATGACCGCTCGCTGGCTGCGAACCAAGGAGATCTCATGGTGA